The Quercus robur chromosome 3, dhQueRobu3.1, whole genome shotgun sequence DNA segment GATTGTGGTTGGTGGTTGATGATGCCGtaatatcaccagtgagctacacgatccACGCTTGCTCAAGCTaacaacctgcaagaagaaagaagtgatctcgccgtgggcaccggtgtggtgtcgaccaaataccttcgacggtcaagttagaattattctcaactctagaatgctagagagggtaaattatgcgtaccttgatttgcgagggtattaaggcttttatagtagtagattGAACTCTCCTCCTTGATgcggaagtcttttccttataggaatccccttgagtaatcccaaacgtgatggacaagacatttccttgtagagaagattAACGCGCGTATTTTCCGGAATGCTCTTTGCGCTAGGTTTCTGATTTCCTTGGAGACTCTACGTGTGCGACAAGAATATGGAACTACTCTAGGCCCCTGGGCTCTACTGTTGCCGGCCCATGGGCtcggatccgtcaggcccaataTGGTGAAAGTCCATTTGTGCTAGATTTTGACCCTTCAGTGGTAAAGATGGGCATGATTCTTTTTGTTCCGATGTCTATGTGATGCAAGgttatataattttctttgatgCCAAATTTAATTGCAATGgtgattttctaaaaaaaagttcatcatatAAAACTTGTGCTGCATATCTTGGGGCTATCAATTAAGCGTTTTTTAGGAgcttattaataaattgaattctTGGGTTTGTTTCATCAGGTTTAACTTGGAGAGAGCGGCAAACTTCAGGACATTTGTTGCCCCCTCGAGCTGGTCATGCAGCTGTTAACTTTGGTGCCAAAGGAACAAAGTTGTATATATTTTGGGGATATACGAATCAATTCCTATACAACGATGTCTATGTACTTGATATTGGTAAGTAAGAAATAAGCTGACAAGATTAGttgtgttaatatatatatatataattattatgttagtgtattttttataatcccaaatttttttgcaactgGTGCAGTTACCGGTGTATGGACAAAGGCGATCACGACAGGCAGTAGGCCTTCACATAGAGCTTTTATGACTGGTGACTCCTTGGATTTACAACGTTTTGTGTTCTACGGTGGTTTCAATGAGAGATCTGAAGTTTGTGATGACATGTACTACTTACACACAGGTATAACATTTTCTTTACATTTACACTCATCACTTAAAGCTTTTCGTTGGTAGAATAAATCTAGAATCTGTagcttttagatttttttttttttttttttggtttggaatATACCTACTCTAATTTGGCTTTTATACATACTGCTTATGTTGAGAGATTTAGAAGTCGTGACCTATACATCAGCTCGGAGGATTGGCAGAATGGACATGAATGGTTTGAAGGAGAACTGAGCCGCTGTGACATtttgaattttggatttttgggagAACTTTGGAAGGAGGAAAAAAACGTTGAAGAAACTCGTAATAGAGTTAAAGCAGCAATTGATAGGGTTAAAGATTCAATTAGTCGCATGAAATTATTGCGATTGTCTAGgaatcaatttgtttttcaattggaatgcacggacgcggctccAGAGGAGCCGCACCCGCGTCCGACTCGGCAGGATGTGGCGACGCGGGAGGGACGCCGCTGACTGCGCGTCCGTGCCGCGTCGGGCCGTGTCCTGCCACGTGGATTCCCCGACTCGCGCCGACGCGGCTCAAATCGGGCCGTATCGGCCGAATATTGGTGTGTTTCGGCCGGAAAAAGGAAATCGGCcggtgagaagaaaaaaaaaaaattttaactgaAAATACCGGTGGATTTGATACGCCGTCTTCACCGGCTTaatccctttcttcttcttcttcttcttcttcttcttttttgcttctttgtcttcttcttccttttttttcgcAGCGTTGCCGTTCTTCTACTCactgttttgtttctttttttcttttcttttttgaagagCTCTGTTTCTTATTACTGTCCCAGGAGATAAAAAAGTGTGGCTCTCACGCCTCTCTGACCAAACACGTGAGAGCCACAActacaccctttttttttttcttttttaaatcatttattttatttttgagttaagtcacatctttttatttatttattatttatgagaaGGTTCATCTATTTTAATACCTCTACCAATAATTCAAGTGTcaaaaactttattattattattattattattattattattattatataaaaaagtatgcttagtaatatattaaaaatataaataaaaatatttttaataattttttaatcgccgagtcccgccgcacccgcacccacctttttcaaaaattgccgagtcccgcacccgtaTCCGCACCCGCACCTGAGttccgaaacgcacccgtgcttcatagttTTTCAAAAGATATACTCTAGTATCATAAAGAATCTCCAAAAACGCCAAAATCGTCTAGTATTAGAGAAAAGATTGCTTTCATCCGCTTTATGGGAAGTGAGATATGAAGTGGGCGTTGTTTTGGAGAAATTGAAACCATCCGAAAAGAGTGTGCTCTTTATTAATAGCCGTTCATCTTATGAGGCAGCAATAAGATTGCGGaacaaatatgaatgcaaagcaatatttcatttttgctGTAAAGAAGGGGAGGCGAAAATGATGGGGAAGTTGGCTGAGTCAGCTCACCGAAATAGATATCCATATACTGTGAGCGGCGATATGGGTGTGATGTCTAATGGAAAATTCTCTGCAGCATATCCGTGGGGATGCAAGTTGAGAGCAGATgagagaaagatgaaaaggattTTTGAAGAGAGGGCAAAAGATGAGAGACCTAACAGGAATGCAAATGAGGGGAGTGGGAGaaacaaaaatgtaaaagaagaggaagagagaaaggagGGGCCATCAAGCTCCCACTACTCGTATAATAACCATTAACAGGTAGTGCCAGTGCCTTCTTCctttgcttatttatttaaatatgcTATGATGTTAGGGAAGCTTTTAGTAAGACCTGTGAAGTTTAATTTCATCTCTTATTCATGTAAATATGCTATGCTGTTAGGGAAGCTTTTAGTAAAACCTGTTTTGACTATACAATTAGGTTAatatgggtttggttttggcGTTTGTATATTCATTCAGGTACAGGAGCCTGCTGGAAATGCAGTGAGGGACAACAACAAGAATCGAGGAGTGAACTTGCTAGGAATTGGCAAACTTTTGGGGTCTGTGACTATTGCCAGGGGAGGATTGTTTCCCCATAACCACCAGACCCTTATGCCTATAAGGTTGGCAAAGGGAAGGGCTGACATTGGATTTACTTCTCAGGAGTTGTAATTCTAGTGCTTTCGTATAGATTGGGGCTGTTTACCAGTTTGTAacaattttagtgtttttctGTGCTGTACTTGTTTCAACTGAATTTTCTTGTTGAGGTTCTGTTAATGAAATGAATCTTCTTGCTTTTGCACGTCTAATGGGCCTTCTTTTGATATCTtgttttaatcaaattaaattgaaaatttagcacaaaaaaaaaatcaaattaaattgaaaGGGTGATAGATTGTATGGTGTTGCTAGTATCTACAGGACAGAATGGTAATTTGATACTTCTGTGAAGATGGCTCTGGTGGAATTCGGCGTTCTCTGCAATGCATTTACATCTTTCATTAGATGCTCATTGTGTTATTGCACTTTTGATATTGATACGGCCTCTGGGTTTTTCAGTTAAGTAAAAGAGCTGGTATGTGTTATTGCACTTTTAATACAAATAATttgtaccactttttgtgttCTATTTAATGTTCCGCTAACTATGGTTGTaaatgtctttttttcttttattttcttttttttttataaggaaagtgaAAAGAATACATGATAAGTTGTAATTAGTGGAATGTAAACTATAATATttctaatatttataataataaggataatgataaaatgataattattattattaattaattaatttatttatttatttatttttattgacaTTCATTTTTAGAGGTTGACTCTTGACTATTCTGAAAACCCAACAATTTTACACCTCACTAatatatttaatcatttatttaaaaatttttaaataacaagaTACAAAAAGTCTGAAATAACccaaaaactattttcttcACCTAAACTAAACTATAGTAGTACTAGCCTTGTCACACACTCTTTACgcttgagactttttttttttcttttttttttcctagtgtcataattttcttttttttatttgaataagtttgttttgaaaatatagatTAATAGGAAAGTGTCCTAtttgtaggcattttaagtggagttagagatatatttttaccaggttgtccttaagttttttttttttttttttggttaaacctAAAATCTAAGGGTGTTTCTGAACTACATAAAAGTCCAGTCGAAAGAGGGGAATCCttttataaatagtatagatatattttcctaatttacattaattattattttttatttgatagttGGTGAGTGCCGACTAAAATACAAGTTACTtagataattaaaattttaataatataaaaggtAATTACACTCCCCTGCTTTGAGTTTTGAGGAAATGACACTCTACCACAAATTTGGACGAAAAAACACTTTATCCCCTTAACATCCAATTGAccaaactttgttaaattaatattaaattttgctctgaatttattgatttttttttactaacaatgattaaatatttttttaagagattctTATAAACAAAAGGGGAGTCCTAatttctctctcacaaaaaagaagaaaaaaaaaagagtggagtcttaatttcttcaaataataaataaataaagtggggtattgttcttttctcttttgatttatTCATTCCATGCAAAGTCCAAAAAGGCTCAGATTGACAAGACATCTAATTCACTATTTAAATGTCTAGAAGTCTGAAGAgcgtactctctctctctcacccctCCTTCAACCCTTTGCTAAGGGTATGCTtccaaaattatcttatttcataactaaaacttattatttgaaatttttaattaaagtgtatttcaaaatattaattacaaattttgcttcttctttttttacgAATTATGAAGAGATTTTTTGTTGCAAGTGTATTTTGGtacttgataaattttgtattttattctgaatttattgatttttttttactaacaatgattaaatattttgtttaaagaGATTCTTATAAACAAAAGGGGAGtcttaatttctctctctcaaaaaaaaaaaaaaaaaaaaaaaagaggggttATTGTTCTTTTCTCTTCTGATTTATTCATTCTGTGCACCGACATAAGTCCGAAAAGGCTTAGACTGACAAGACCTAATTCACTATTTAAATGTCTAGAAGTCTAAACAgcgtacacacacacactctctctctctctctcctcgtTCAGCCCAAGTATTCTCTCTCTTTCGTCGGGGACCAATTTCGGTTTTCTGTTTCTATTGCCGTCCTTCATCATCTGTATGTATAATGTTGTTGTTTTGATACATCTTCTAGCTCGTGCATGATAAATCCAATGTATTAGATTAAAAAGGTTTGTCACACTTATAATATCTGATTCTCGGAGATAAAAGAggaaaagggttttttttttttaaaaaaaatttcagattgtttcaattttttatttgaatttgtgctcaaaattttggtttttgcctgtTTGCCTTGTAGAGTGTAATATTTTGAAGctaaagtgaaaagaaaattccaacACCATGGCGGGGTTCTCAAGTAAGAGAAGGAAAATAAGGCAGCCTGATTCAGAGTTTCCTCTGCTCAAGGTGACACCTTCACATTTTGTTTCTAATTTCTATGCATTTAATCTATAATACTATTGCTACTTCAAAATATTATCTTCAATGGTtgcacaatttttatttttatgtgctTGTTGCTAACATGTGTCAAATTgtcttttcttcaattttttttagtgtcacAAGACTCAAAATGACCTGGAGGATTGGATTGGTATTGGTAAATTGCCACATGAAATACTTGTTTCCATTTTGTCTCTCTTACCTATGAAACAAGCAATTAGAACTAGTGTCGTCGCCCGTAGATGGCAGTATTTGTGGACTTCCATTACTCATTTAGAGTTTGATGATCTCAGCGTAAACTATCTATTGTTTTGTCAACCTCGATCGCCCTCTCCCACTCCCTTTGATATGTGTGCACCCTTAGAACCTACATACCCACCATTTCTTGTTAAAAGGAGGAGATTTGTTGATTAGGTCAATCAAGTATTGAATTTACATAAGGGTTCACATGTAGATGAATTCAGCCTTGAGTTTTCCGTGTATGGTCATTATTTTAAAAGTGATATTGATAGCTAGATaaacttcacttttcaaaaGAGAGTTAAAAGGCTTCATTTGATATTCACATGCACATAGgcttttatggtttttcatgtattttttaaaaactaattttcgtacatgaaccaccaaactctctttaaccgttttttacaagataaaaaagtttgcactaattgaaattattcttttgaatgtaacccatctttctcttatatttctctattatttagttatatatattttgttttatttcaataatttttaagcAGTAAATCATttgttctttaatattttttggtctttcagaaGTTataatatctgaatttttaagttatttttttgtagTATCTGAAATTGtctgacaaattttttgtaagccattgcacgttcaagcaatggcttcttcatcaaattgtaacacaaattgtagtcatacaagagcaaatcatACAATGATgtagtttcttaaattttttataaaattattttagtttacctCGCAAATAGGTAGGTTTCCAtgcatagcacgggttagcgactagtaaaaTCTAATTCCTTTTGTAATGTAAAGAACAACTTATACATAATGCGTACAACCTACCAAATATTCattaaaattcataatatttttttaacactcattaaaaaaaaaaaaaaaaaacacttatctATCTCAATATTAAAAACTTTTCAACATTGTCTTCGAcattttactttgaaaaaaaaaaccagtaaaCATTACTTTAGGGAAACTAAATCACTagctttatttaatatttattaatagccttttatttgtaattaatttttttataaactttatttttaattaatcacTTCTTCCAAATCCAACAGCTTTACTTTTACAAGACCCAAATCAAGCATAAATGCCTTTGGTATATAAATCTAAACAAGTGAGAATCAATACTTGTCCATGTGTTTGCTTCTTatgttctttctttgtttcactttcttttttgttgggaAGGAATTTTTGGCATAGTGGCATAATGATCCTATATATAGAAGAAGTAATAGATGAACTTCACATAAActtagctttaaaaaaaattgaaatttaggcTAATTTGGAAGCTTTTCTAGGTGTGTTTTGAAGCTAAAATTGAATTATTCTTTATGTAAGTATAGATAGTTGCTTTTGCAAATTTGTTTATAtagatgtgtttttttttaatagtatgtAGATTTGCTTGCTTAAAATTTGTCATATAGATGTTGAATGTAGTAAacttttgggcttattttttttattttttttttgaggggaaacatcgaaatttttattaaaaaacgcCTCTTAAATCGGCTTGAACTACAGAATAAAGAtgtggtggaacatcctccatccacactagAAAATCTGGTATGCCAATGGCATGTCTAGCCAGACCATGAGCTAAAGAATTACCTTCTCTAAATGTATGAGAATAAAGTAATTTAACAAATTGTGAGCGATAAACTTTTCACCTCATCTATGAATAAACCAAATGGAGCTAAAGGGGCCGAATCTTCCGTTTGAGCCTCAAAAACTTCCAGTGAGTCTCCTTCTAAGATAGCTTGTTGTACTCCTATGTCTGATGCCAAAGAAAGGGCTGTAACAGCCGCCATCGCCTCAACCTCTCTGCTGCTATAGGCTTGATGCAACAGTTTCGAGCATGAAGCTATCACTTCACCATCTCCATCTCTTATCACCACACCTATCcctgatttattttctttcggAAAGATCGCGCCGTcgtaatttattttcaaaaactcaCTCCTCAAAGGCTTCCACCTGCTTCTTGTCCGTCGTGTTTCCTGTTGTACCTGGGGTGCACGAACTACATTCCTCCTTTGGAATTCCAGTAGCCACGTCCTGGCGGTATGGGCAAGTTGGTGAAGACTTTCAGCTGGTATATTAAGTCTTACTCTATTCCGCTGGTTCCAGATCATCCATACCGTTGCTGCAAATAATTCAACATCTTTTTTCTGCATAATCAACCACGACCATAGCTCTTTGAAGTCCAGGAATTGCACTGAACTTCTGAAACCCCATAACTCCGCATTGTCCCACACCGGATCCAGTTCAGGACACTGCCACATAGCATGTAAAGAATTTTCTGTCGAGTTGCAGCAGCGCTCACAATCTGAAACGTCAATGACTTTGCGACGGACTAAGGCTTGCTTTGTTGGCAGAGCTTCACGGCAGGCCCTCCACAGCATGGTCTTCACCTTTTGTGGTGTATGCATAGACCAAATGCTCTTCCAAATATGCTTATCCCTGTTTTGATGATCCTGTGCGACATCACCCAGAGTAGCTGCCTCCTCCTTTAGAAATCTGTAGCTGGATTTACAACTGTAGACACCATTGCTTGAATGGGGCCAAAACAGAGTATCCTCGGCTGAAGCTTGGCCTAAAGGAATTTTTtagttgttaatttttttgggcttatttagTTGTTAATTTTTACTTgacttaacaatatatttttataagataTATTATTGAATCAAAATCTTATTAAATATCTATCATAGGTTTATCATAtgcaaaatttcacaacatttagTTGTCAATGCCTTCTTCTattaaatttaaggttttttttttttagtcacaAGAAATGGGAGATCAATTAAAGACATAGTTGAAACTTTTGTGAAAGCATAATgtctttcttgttttttcttagctttattattatcattattattattatgattattattattattgttatacaTGGAGAGTGAAGACCTTCAAATTAAGAGGTTCTTACATTTAGATATTTGAAACGAGGACCCTAATAAAATATAACTCATTTTATAATGTAAATAATAACTTATACATTGTGCCtatcaaatattcaaattttcttctaaTAACAGCCTTAGttgaaatttcataatattttcaaatactCATTTAAAAAACCCTTATCTATTTCagtatttataaattttcaaatgtcTTCCAGATTTTacatcgaaaaaaaaaaaaaaaacagttaacATTAATTTAAGGAAACTAAATAAGTAGTTCTAtttagtttatcaaaaaaaaaaaaaaaaatcagtaattttatttaatatttatttaacttataAAATACACCACCACCGGTCCTAccccaattttgaaaaaccagcGATTCACTCATACTTGAATGCAGCGATCCAAAATAAGCCCACCCACCTTCTCAGGCCCAAATTCACCCTACTAATTCTAAACGACCTGGAAACTCAAAATAGAGATAAGTGTTCTAGATCCTTCCAAACAAGTCCAAACTCATCAGTGCACCGGCATAAGTCCGAAAAGGCTCAAACCGACGAGACCTAATTCACTATTTAAACGTCTAGAAGTCTAAACAACatacactctctctctcctcgTTTAGCCCAGgtattctctctctatctctctctttcgtCGGGGACCCAATTAGGGGCGACCCTAGACATTTTAGGGTCTAAGGCGAGAACTAAAAATGGggcattttttatacttatatattaattaaattaatttttatttaatatttttatataatatttttcatcattattttcattttcttctaaattattttggtgaatttcttgctcatttgtgatattttcatctaaattttgtgttatattttgtttattactaataacaaatttattcattgatcctttttgagactcaattaatttttctacttttttttttctttttttaagttttttatatccagatgcatattttctagtagacatttgtaatcaaaaaatatatttataaagaccaaaaaaaaaaaaaaaataactttcaagtgtagagaaaatgagaaatagaacctgatttatataaaaagtattgttgtagtttcactgaacaataacaagtttttagcaatctcaacctgcataaattaaaaaaaaaaaaaaaaaaattaagtacaagcataacaaaaatttaagcacagcCATAACACTGACACAAGACTTATTAATAtgacccaccaaaaaaaaaaaaaaacaaaacaaaacaaaacaaatcctatttataacaaaaaaaaaaaaaaaaatgcaggctttaaaaaaa contains these protein-coding regions:
- the LOC126719288 gene encoding histone H2A-like; amino-acid sequence: MMGKLAESAHRNRYPYTVSGDMGVMSNGKFSAAYPWGCKLRADERKMKRIFEERAKDERPNRNANEGSGRNKNVQEPAGNAVRDNNKNRGVNLLGIGKLLGSVTIARGGLFPHNHQTLMPIRLAKGRADIGFTSQEL